DNA from Cystobacter fuscus DSM 2262:
GGTGCTGGTGACGGGCGGCGGTGGGGACCTCGTCACGGCGGAGGTGTATGACCCGGGGACGGGCACCTGGTCGTCGACCCGCAGCATGGCCACGAGCCGCGAGAACCACACGGCCACGCTGCTGCCCTCGGGCAATGTGCTGGTGACGGGCGGCTACGGAATCGGTGGGTCCCTCGCCACGGCGGAGGTGTACGACCCGGAGACGCGCACCTGGTTCTCCACCGGCAGCCTCGCCACGGGCCGCTATCGCCACACCGCCACGCTGCTGCCTTCGGGCAAGGTGCTGGTGACGGGTGGTACCAACCTCTCCTCTGGGTCCCTCGCCACGGCGGAGGTGTACGACCCGGAGACGGGCACCTGGTCCTCCACCGGCAGCCTCGCCGATGACCGCAGTGAACACACGGCCACGTTGCTGCCCTCGGGCAAGGTGCTGGTGGCGGGTGGCGACAGCAGGCGCTATGCCTTGAGCACGGCGGAGGTGTACGACCCGGAGACGGGCACCTGGTCCTCCACCGGCAGTTGGGTCGATGCCTCCGGTGGCCGCCATGACGCCACGCTGCTGCCCTCGGGCCAGGTGCTGGTGACGGGTTCTTCCGACGAACCAGAGGTGTACACGCCCGCCGACCCGAGCCCACCGGATACGGGAGGGCTCCAACCGCCGTATTTCATCGAGAAGCCCGAGCCTTCTTCGCGGGTGGGCGGTGGAGGCGAGCTGACCTTCCATGCCTCCGCGCGGGATCCGCGGGGCAGCCCGCTTCGATTCCTCTGGTCCGCGAATGTCGGCACCTTGGACATCGCGCATGGGGCGTCCGAGAGCCGAGCCATCTGGAGGGCACCCGCATGTCTGGTCGCGGGAGTCACCGCTTCCTTCACCCTCACCGTGATGAATACCTCGCGGCTCTCGAGCACCGCCCGCTTCTACGCCGTTGGCATTCCGGATTGCCAGGGTTGGTCCTCCATCGACAACCTCCTCACGGGCCGCGAGCGCCACACGGCCACGCTGCTGCCCTCGGGCAAGGTGCTGGTGACGGGCGGCTCTGGCCGCGGTGGGGACCTCACCACGGCGGAAGTGTACGACCCGGGGACAGGTACCTGGTCCTCCACCGGCAGCTTCGCTTCGATCCACCAGAACCACACGGCCACGCTGCTGCCCTCGGGCAAGGTGTTGGTGACGGGCGGCTCATCGGAGGTGTACGACCCGGGAACGGGCACCTGGTCGCCCACCGGCAGCCCCGCCACGAATCGCGAGAACCACACGGCCACGCTGCTGCCCTCGGGCAAGGTGTTGGTCGCGGGCGGCTCCAGTTTTGGGAGCTCCTTCCGCGCCTCGGAGGTGTACGACCCGGGGACGGGGACCTGGTCGCCCACCGGCAGCCTCGTCACGGGCCGCGCGCACCACACGGCCACGCTGCTGCCCTCGGGCAAGGTGTTGGTCGCGGGCGGTTTCAACCTCCTCGCCGGTGGGTACCTCGTCACGGCGGAGGTGTACGACCCGGAGACAGGTACCTGGTCCTCCACTGGCAGCCTTGCCTCGAGCCGTCAGAGCCACGAGGCCACGTCGCTGTCTTCGGGCAAGGTGTTGGTGACGGGCGGCTACAACGGACTCGAGCCCTTCGCCACCGAGGTGTACGACCCGGAGACAGGTACCTGGTCCTCCAGCGGCAGCCTCGCCAGGAGCCGCTATGACCACACGGCGACGTTGCTGCTCTCCGGCAAGGTGCTGGTCACGGGGGGTTACTCCACCTCCTCGGCGACCCAATCGACGGCAGAGGTGTACACGCCGTAGACCTCGCCCTCCGAGTCGTTCCTACGCGTCGTCTGACACCCTTTTCGGGAGGGGCCTCCCACTGGCCCGCCCGAGTCGTACGAATCGTCTCGTCCAAATCGTCTGACACCTTCTCCGGTGTAACATGACTCCTGACGCCCGGTGGGAGTCTTCCATGGGGGCGTCAGGCGTGGGTCGGGGTCACGTCACGGGCATACCGAGGTCTCGTCGTTTCCGCTGATGGTCACGCTGCCAGGAGTGGCGGAGAGCTGAGCGCGCAGGGCCGTGGCCAGGCACGTGGGCAGCGCGGGGTTGTCCGTGATGCTCAGCCAGGACACGGACGTGAGTTCGGGCAGCTCCAGCCTGGTGAGCAGGGGATTGCCGGAGACCAACAGGGAGTCCACCGAGGACAGTCTGCGCAGATGCGACAAGGAGTGCAGCTTGGCATTGTCCAAGATCTGGAGCGAGGAGAGCCGCGCCAGCCATCCCAGGCCTCCGAGCTGAACCAGCGCGTCGTTCCTCTCGAGCCGGACACCGCCGCCCACGGCCAGGAGATTGTCGAAGAGGAAGGCGAGCTTGGGGTTGTCGATCAGGTTCAGATTGCCGCCAATGGACATCAGGCTGTCCACATAGAAGAAGTGCCACACCAGCTCATTGCCGATGAAGGAGAAGCTCCCGCCCACGTGGGTGAGGGCGTCCAGGTGGAGCACATCCAGGGCATCCAGTCGCTCCAGGGTCAGGTCTCCACCCACGATTCGCAGTTGCTCCAGTCCAGGCAGCAGGTACAGCTTCGGGTTGTGCTGGAGGAGGAGGCTGCCCGGCAGGACCTGCACCGAGGCCCCGAACTCGAAGAGCTCCGGGTTCTCCGTCACCTGGATGTCTTCCCCCACGGTTTCCAGGAAGGAGATGAACCGCGAGAGCTTCGGATTCTGCGCCACGGTCAGCCGGCCTCCGATGAAGGTCGGGCCGTAGTCGGCATACAGGGACCACCCGTTGGACTCGAGTGAGGCATTGCGCGCCACGGATAGGTTCCTTCCGATGTGGCGGACCTTGCTCAGCCCGGAGAGACTCTGCAGTGCCGCGTTGTCCTCCACCCAAAGCGAGCCGGCGATCCGCACGGGGTTGAACCCCAGTCTCAGGCTGTTCAGGCGCGGGTTGTGGGTGATGGCGACGTCTCCGTGGAACTCTCCACCGCCGGAGATGGAGAACGAGGTGAGCAACGGGTTGTCATGCACCTGGAGGTAGATGCCGAGTTCCTCGATGGCGGCCGAGAAACTCACCAGCTTCGGGTTGCCGTAGATGCGAACCGAGCTGTCAACGCGCTTCAGGGACGGCAGGTCGATCTGCTCCACTTCGGAGCCCCTGACGAAGAGAGCACCCGTGATCCGACCCGCTCCCTGGAGCGCCACCACGTCCGCCGCGGTACGGATGTCGTAGTCACCAAAGTATATCCAGCCGGGTTCCTTCGCCTTGCACTCGTTCCTGCGCAGGGTGATCTCGGAGAAGTCGAGCACCCCGTCCCGGTCGCTGTCCGTGCCGGCGAGGATCTGCGTGCCTCCGTCCGGGCAGGTCGTGCCACCGCTCAGGATGCGGTGCGTTTCGACCAGCACGGCCTCCGGTGCTTCGCCACACACATACGAGGTCGTCTCCACCTCGCCATCACCCAGCGAGCCGTCCTTGTCCGTGTCCGTTCCCGCCTGCACGGCCACTCCGCCCAGGGTGCAATTCGTGCCCGCGGGTTCGGCCTTCGCGCGGATCACCACCGGGGAGGGCTCGGCCTGGCAGCCATAGAAGGAGCGCTCCACCTCGGCGTCGTCCAGCGTGCCATCGCGGTTGGTGTCCACTCCAGCCCGCACGAGGATGCCTCCCGCCGCGCAGTGGTTCCCCGGGGCCTCTGGCGTCTGCGTCACCAGGACCGACGGCGAGGGCGTGGGCTCGTTCTGGCAGACGTACTCGGTGGACCGCACTTCGCTCGCGTCCAGCTGGCCATCACCGTTCGTGTCGGTTCCGGCCTCCACCCGGGTACCGCCGGCCGCGCAGGGCGTGCCCGGTTCCAGGGGCAACCGCCGCACCAGCACCACGGGGACGGAAGGGGCGGTCTGACAGACGTACTCGGTCGACTCCACCTCCGGGTCCGACAACTGACCATCACCATCCCGGTCGGCGCCCCGGAGGATCGCCGTCCCTCCGCCAGGGCAAGACACGGCGGGCGCCGGGTCGATGCGGACGAGGACCGTGGGGGGCTGCTCGGGCTCGCGCCTCTCGCACGCCATCCAGAGCACCGCGCACAATCCGACCACCTGGTACCGTTTCACGACTTCCCCCTCATGAAGGCGCGGGGCGTGCCCACGCGCGAAGCCGTTGCTCTTGTGCGTGACGAGTCGGTGGGGCGTCAAGCAGGGAAGGGGGCCTCCCTGGTGGACTCTCCGACGGGCCTCTAGACTCCCACCCCGAATGGCTCAGCCGAAGAACACCGCCGAACTCTACGCCGCCCAGCACCGGGGCGATGCGGACCACTACGCCACCTACTTCGCGGGCATGGATGCCTCCATGCAGCAGAAGGTGGCCCTCACCACCGCGCACTTCCCCACGCGCGGCCGGGTGGCCGACATGGGCAGTGGCTCGGGCCGGGGTACCTACGATCTGGCCTGTCTCTACAATGGCTTGGAACTGGTGGGCGTGGACATCAACCCCGTGTCCGTGGACATGGCCCACGCCACCTACCAGCGCCCCAACCTGCGCTTCGTGGCCGGGGACATCGCCGACCCCGTCTTCCCTCCCGAGTCCCTCGATGGCGTGCTCGACTCGTCGGTGCTCCACCACGTCACCAGCTTCAATGACTTCTCCCTCGCCCGGCTGGAGACGTGTCTGGACAACCAGGTGCGCGCGCTGCGCACTGGCGGCGTCATCATCATCCGCGACTTCGTCATCCCCGAGGGCCCCGACGAGGTCTGGCTCGATCTGCCCACCACGGATGGGGCCGCCGACGGCGACGTTCCCGGCCTGTCCACCGCCGCCCTCTTCGAGCGCTTCGCCCGCGACTTCCGCTGTAGCGTCAACCGCTCGGGACCGGTGCTCTACACGCGCCTCGCCTCGCCCCACGCGGGCCATGTCCGCTACCGGCTCGCCCTGCGCGCCGCCAACGAGTTCATCCTCCGCAAGGACTACCGCACCGACTGGGACGTGGAGCTGCTCGAGGAGTACACCTACTTCTCCCAGGCGGACTTCGAGGCTGCCTTCCGCGCGCGCGGGCTGCGCATCCTCAGCTCCATGCCCATCCGCAACCCGTGGATCCTCGCCCACCGCTACGAGGGGCGCTTCCACCTGTCGGGCGTGGACGGGCGGCCCCTGCCGTTTCCCCCCACCAACTACCTCATCGTGGGCGAGAAGGTGCCGCCGGGCGCGGGCGTGGCGCTGCGCGAGGAGCGCTCCGAGCCGCTCACCACCCCCCGCTTCCTGTCCTTGAGCACCTGGCGCCACGAGGCGTCCCGCGAGGTGTTCGAGCTGGTGGAGCGGCCGGGGCGCACGCTGGACGTGCTGCCCTGGTTCCGGCTGGACGGCCAGGTGTTCGTGCTCGCCAAGAAGGGCTTTCCGCGGCCCATCGTCAACGCGTGCGCGGACCATCCCAACCTCGGCGGCGCGGCGCTCTCGGGCTATGTCACCGAGCCCCTCGCCGCCATCACCCTCGGGGGAGAGGCCGCGCCCCAGGCCATCGCCCGCATCCTGCGCGAGCGCGCCGGGCTGGGCGCGGGCCATGTCCTCCACGTGAGCGAGCCGGTGCGCTACTTCACCTCGCCCGGCGGGGTGAACGAGCGCGTCTCCGCGTATCTGGTGGAGGTGCTCTCGTCGGACGCGCCGCCCGCGCTCGACTACGGCCCGTTCACGAGCGCGGGCTCGGTGCGCGAGCTGGACGCACGCCAGGTGCTGCGCGCCTGCCACGTGGGCGGCATGGTGGACGCTCGCCTGGAGATCAACATCCACCGGCTCCTGCGCCGGCTGGGCGCTTCCCCGGGGCCGTGGATCGGCGCCCCGCTCGCGCTCACCGAGCAGCCCCACGGGCCCCGGGAGGCGCCGGACGCGCTCACCCCCGAGCGCCGCGCCGTCTTCTCCGCGCACGATGATGGGGCCACGGGCTACCTGTCTCCGCGCACGGGCACCTTCACCGAGCGGGACGCCCAGGGGCGTGTGCTCGCGAGCGTGCCCCGCGAGTACCTCGTGCCGGCGGGGGCGAGCCGCAACACGGCGGTGGCGCTGCCGGTGGTGCGCACGCGCGAGGGCTTCCGGGTGGGCCTGGAGCACCGCGAGCTACCGGCGGTGCAGCACTTCACGGGGGGCTCGGGGCTCGCGGTGGCGCCGGCCTGGCGGCTGCCGCGCACGCTCTCCCACTTGTCCCAGGTGCCCGCCTTCGCGGCCGAGCGCCTGCGCGAGGAGTTCTCCGTGACGGTGCGCCGCGCGTGGGAGCTGGGCGGTCCGTACCACACGACGCCCGGGGTCACCCCGGAGCTGGCCTGGCCGTTCGCCGTGGAGATCGAGGCCGACGCGGCGTGTGACTCCCGCCTGCGCTGGCTCCCGCTGGAGACGCTGATC
Protein-coding regions in this window:
- a CDS encoding DUF7151 family protein, whose protein sequence is MKRYQVVGLCAVLWMACERREPEQPPTVLVRIDPAPAVSCPGGGTAILRGADRDGDGQLSDPEVESTEYVCQTAPSVPVVLVRRLPLEPGTPCAAGGTRVEAGTDTNGDGQLDASEVRSTEYVCQNEPTPSPSVLVTQTPEAPGNHCAAGGILVRAGVDTNRDGTLDDAEVERSFYGCQAEPSPVVIRAKAEPAGTNCTLGGVAVQAGTDTDKDGSLGDGEVETTSYVCGEAPEAVLVETHRILSGGTTCPDGGTQILAGTDSDRDGVLDFSEITLRRNECKAKEPGWIYFGDYDIRTAADVVALQGAGRITGALFVRGSEVEQIDLPSLKRVDSSVRIYGNPKLVSFSAAIEELGIYLQVHDNPLLTSFSISGGGEFHGDVAITHNPRLNSLRLGFNPVRIAGSLWVEDNAALQSLSGLSKVRHIGRNLSVARNASLESNGWSLYADYGPTFIGGRLTVAQNPKLSRFISFLETVGEDIQVTENPELFEFGASVQVLPGSLLLQHNPKLYLLPGLEQLRIVGGDLTLERLDALDVLHLDALTHVGGSFSFIGNELVWHFFYVDSLMSIGGNLNLIDNPKLAFLFDNLLAVGGGVRLERNDALVQLGGLGWLARLSSLQILDNAKLHSLSHLRRLSSVDSLLVSGNPLLTRLELPELTSVSWLSITDNPALPTCLATALRAQLSATPGSVTISGNDETSVCP
- a CDS encoding class I SAM-dependent methyltransferase, whose translation is MAQPKNTAELYAAQHRGDADHYATYFAGMDASMQQKVALTTAHFPTRGRVADMGSGSGRGTYDLACLYNGLELVGVDINPVSVDMAHATYQRPNLRFVAGDIADPVFPPESLDGVLDSSVLHHVTSFNDFSLARLETCLDNQVRALRTGGVIIIRDFVIPEGPDEVWLDLPTTDGAADGDVPGLSTAALFERFARDFRCSVNRSGPVLYTRLASPHAGHVRYRLALRAANEFILRKDYRTDWDVELLEEYTYFSQADFEAAFRARGLRILSSMPIRNPWILAHRYEGRFHLSGVDGRPLPFPPTNYLIVGEKVPPGAGVALREERSEPLTTPRFLSLSTWRHEASREVFELVERPGRTLDVLPWFRLDGQVFVLAKKGFPRPIVNACADHPNLGGAALSGYVTEPLAAITLGGEAAPQAIARILRERAGLGAGHVLHVSEPVRYFTSPGGVNERVSAYLVEVLSSDAPPALDYGPFTSAGSVRELDARQVLRACHVGGMVDARLEINIHRLLRRLGASPGPWIGAPLALTEQPHGPREAPDALTPERRAVFSAHDDGATGYLSPRTGTFTERDAQGRVLASVPREYLVPAGASRNTAVALPVVRTREGFRVGLEHRELPAVQHFTGGSGLAVAPAWRLPRTLSHLSQVPAFAAERLREEFSVTVRRAWELGGPYHTTPGVTPELAWPFAVEIEADAACDSRLRWLPLETLISRLDEVMDAHLLVVAWRLAHALGVLG
- a CDS encoding Kelch repeat-containing protein, coding for MDTQVFFHERQAWHLKRTRRTHFMVLLVGVLAVLSGCGPQAAHQDAGTTADSGTPDAGAPQDAGTTADSGTPDAGVPQAGSWSLTGSPSTHRILPTATLLPSGKVLLTGGYNVDNGYRSLTTAEVYDPATGTWSPTGSLAEGRDNHTATLLHSGKVLVLGGHSYNSSKSLATAEVYDPGTGTWSPTGSLATRREHHTATLLHSGQVLVTGGGGDLVTAEVYDPGTGTWSSTRSMATSRENHTATLLPSGNVLVTGGYGIGGSLATAEVYDPETRTWFSTGSLATGRYRHTATLLPSGKVLVTGGTNLSSGSLATAEVYDPETGTWSSTGSLADDRSEHTATLLPSGKVLVAGGDSRRYALSTAEVYDPETGTWSSTGSWVDASGGRHDATLLPSGQVLVTGSSDEPEVYTPADPSPPDTGGLQPPYFIEKPEPSSRVGGGGELTFHASARDPRGSPLRFLWSANVGTLDIAHGASESRAIWRAPACLVAGVTASFTLTVMNTSRLSSTARFYAVGIPDCQGWSSIDNLLTGRERHTATLLPSGKVLVTGGSGRGGDLTTAEVYDPGTGTWSSTGSFASIHQNHTATLLPSGKVLVTGGSSEVYDPGTGTWSPTGSPATNRENHTATLLPSGKVLVAGGSSFGSSFRASEVYDPGTGTWSPTGSLVTGRAHHTATLLPSGKVLVAGGFNLLAGGYLVTAEVYDPETGTWSSTGSLASSRQSHEATSLSSGKVLVTGGYNGLEPFATEVYDPETGTWSSSGSLARSRYDHTATLLLSGKVLVTGGYSTSSATQSTAEVYTP